The Porphyromonas pogonae genome segment GAATTGATTCCTCTGCTGTTTTCCAAATCCGGACAAACAATTATCATGGGCTTTATTTTGTGTTGTGAGATCAATTTATCAGCAGTTACATTTAAATCTGTTTCTGTCAGGATAGTTTCATTACCGCTTCTGCCATGTAAAAAGTATAGGCATGGGAAATATTCTTTACTGTCATTATAGTTGTAAGGCAAGTATACCCAAACGGGCATATCCTTGTTTAGGCTCTTGCTTTTGATTGTTAATCTCTTGATACTCGATTGTGACATTTGTCTCTTAATTATTAAGTTGGCTAATAATATCTCTATCATGATACTCATATTACGAGACCGTTGTATAGCAGGCCAATTGCTTCGTTGCTTGCGAGATTCGCACTTGGTCATTTACCTGAAGTAAACTCCCTGTGCACTCACTCTTAGCGCCTTGCACTTTACCTTCTCTGCCCGGTCAAAGTGTCTTTTGTCGGCTTTGCCTCGAAAATCCACAAGACTGTTGACTTTTGCAACAGTCTCATTACCTATAAAAATAGTTCATTCTAAAAGATATATTGCAATGGAGTGAGACAAATACTCGTGAGGAAAGGGGGAATTGAATATTAATGAGGTATGAAGCAAGTGCTCTATATACAGGATAATATTTTGCAGAGCATAAAACATAATCTTATTATGCTCCGCATTCTATTGTTTTGATGTGGGGTAAGGGCGCTTTTATGCTTTTTGAGACCGTTGCATAGCAGGCCAATTGCTTCGTTGCTTGCGAGATTCGCGCTTGGTCATTTACCTGAAGTAAACTCCCTGTGTACTCACTCTTAGCGCCTTGCACTTTACCTTCTCTGCCCGGTCAAAGTGTCTTTTGTCGGCTTTGCCTCCAAAATCCATGAGACTGTTGACTTTTGCAACAGTCTCTTTTTGCTTTCCCTGTTCTTTTCTTACTTTATGATGGAGAATCTTGCTTCATTTGATTCATCTGCGGAATGCCGGGCAACCCATAATATACATTCTCCGGGCTCAGCTTTCTTTTTCATATCTATGCCATAAAAAGCTAAATCATCCGAAGTGAGTTCGAAAGTTACCTGCTTCTTTTCTCCTGCTTTCAATGCTATCTTCTGAAAGCCTTTCAGCTCTTTCACCGGGCGGGTAACGCTTGCCCATAGTTGGCGTGTATAAAGTTGCACTACCATTTCCCCATCCATATTACCTGTGTTTTGTATATCTGCCGTGACGGAGAGTTTACCTCCTTGGCTTCTCAGTTCTGTGGAGTTTGTTTTTACATTGGAGATACCGAAGGAGGTATAGCTTAGTCCGTAGCCAAAAGGATAGAGTGGGGTGATGGAGGTATCAAGATAGCCCGATTTGTAGTCAATCTTTTCATTATTCAGATCTACGGGACGTCCGGTGTTTTTGTGATTGTAATAGATAGGTATTTGTCCTACTGATCGGGGAAATGACATGACAAGACGTGCCGAAGGATTGTAATCACCTGTGACAATATCAGCAATCCCATTTCCTGCTTGGGTACCGGGAAACCATGCTTGTAATATAGCATCCATATTTTGGTCTTCCCATGACAGATCCAATGGGCGCCCGCTCAATGTAATCAGAATAATGGGTTTGCCCGTAGATTTCAAAGCCTTGAGCAATTGCCTTTGAGCTTCGGGCAAACGTATATCTGTGCGTACTGCCGCCTCGCCCGACCAATTGAAGTCTTCGCCCATTGCAGCTATTACCACATCAGCCTGTTGTGCTGTGGCGAGAGCTTCATCAATCTTCTGTTGGGATGTTTGTGTTATGGATGCACCTTGTGCGTAGATTATTTTTGTGTCGCTTCCCTTGTATTTCTGCTTTAGACCTTGCAGTATGGATATGCTTTTGTTTCTGTTACCCAGTGCAGCCCATTCGCCGTTGAGGTTGATAGAGTCATTTATCATAGGGCCTACAAGAGCTATAGTGCGAGCCTTGTTTTTTCGTAAGGGAAGCACATTATTATCATTCTTGAGAAGCACCGTAGAGGCTGCGACAGCTTTGCGGGCAACGTCCATAAACTCTGGTTTCATGATCGTTGCTTTAGCCCGTTTTTCATTGAGATATCGGTAGGGATCATCAAATAGTCCCAAAAGAAATTTCATTTCGAGGATATGCCTTGCTGCATTGTCAATGGTGGCCTCTGATACTCTGCCTGTTTTTACTGCTTGTGACAGATATTTGATAAATGTAGCTCCCGTCATGTCCATATCAATGCCTGCATTTGCAGCCAGTACGGCAGCTTCTCTCTCATCTTTTGCCACACCGTGAGGAACAAGCTCATTGATCCCCGTATAATCGCTTACTACAAAACCTTTGAAGCCCCATTCTTCTCGGAGAATTTTTGTCAGTAACCAGTGATTGCATGTCGCAGGCACACCGTTTACCTCATTGAACGAAGCCATAAAAGTAGCTACACCCGCATCCAAAGCGGCCTTATACGGCAGGAGATAAATATTTCGCAAAGTATGTTCTGATAGTTCCGCAGTGTTGTAATCCTTGCCTGACTCAGCAGCGCCGTAGGCGGCAAAGTGCTTGGCACAAGCAAGTACCGTATTGGTTGCTTTTAATGACTGCCAGTTACTCCCGCCTTGAAACCCTCTTATTCTTGCTTTTGCTATGAGACCTCCCAAATAAGGATCTTCTCCGGCGCCTTCCATCACTCTTCCCCAACGTGCATCATGGCTTATATCTACCATAGGGGCAAATGTCCAGTTAAGACCGTCGGCCGATGCTTCTTCAGCGGCAATGCGTGCAGTTCTCTCCATCATCTTCAAATCCCACGAGCAAGCTTCGGCCAAGGGCATGGGGAAGATAGTCTTATAGCCGTGCACCACATCATGACCGAAGAGAATGGGAATACCCAGACGTGTTTTTTCAACAGCAGTTCTCTGTATCCCTCTTATCCCTTTTACAGATGTGGCATTGAAGATACTACCGATTAATCCTTTGTCAAGATACGGCTTGAAATCATCAGGCATAACAGGTCCGGTAATGGATCCATTGACTGAAAACTGTGTCATCTGCCCGATCTTCTCTTCCAGTGTCATTAGCTTTAGTACAGAGTCGACACGCTGTTCTATACGTTTGTCTCCACTAAAGCTCTTCCATGATGATGTGGGCGTCTGGGCGTATCCCGTGATAGTCGTTAGTATTGCTAATAAAATGGAGCCGGAGATTTTATTCATTTTATAGATATTTTATTGTTTGTTCATTGATCTTTGGCGGAGAAAGTACTTTGGGAGGCTCTGGCTCCCGAGGTTTCGAATGTGAAGCCTAGTTTCTTCAATCCCTTCTGGATCTCGGGTGCTCCCATAAACAGCTTCCATAACAAGCCTGTGCGGTAGTTTTCGATCATCGGGGCAATGGTGAGTTGGTCTATGGCCAAATAACGTTGGGGATACCATCCGTCTTGAATGCTGAAAGCATCATAGAATCCGTATTTACCCCAGAGCTTGTCACCAAGGTCAAAATAGAAATGTCGCAAAGCTAGCATCGACTCCCTTGGAGTGTATGGGAAGCTTGATAATGCTGCGGTGGGCGTAATGACACCGATATCATTAGTCATGGGCATATGTGCTGTGTACCCTTTTACGGAATAGCTTGCCGTGAGTCCCCAGCAGTTATCGCCATATCCTTTAAAGCCTTTGGGGTTTTGTACGCAGTAGTGATGATTGATAAGAGCCTGATTGCGATTTACCTCCCAATAATCGGCATATTCATCTTTCAACCCCTTAGGGTTAAGTCCAATGTACGAGTAATGTGCCCAAAACAATGGTCCGCCGTATGCCTCGGCTCCATTATGTTTTAGGAGTAAGGGTAAGCCATATGCTTCAGCATTGCTTTTGATGTCACCATTGCGTGCCCATCCTTTATGATAGGCTGAGGCGGGAATGGTGTGAGTAGGAGATGAGGCTGCCAATATGTAAGTAATAAGACATTCATTGTAGCCTCTAAGCGGGAAGTTCATTTCCCATCCGTAATCAGGACTCCAATGCCAATAAAGCACATCTTTACCGTGGAGGTACCATGTCCAGTCCATCTCTCTCCAAAGCGTGTCTATTTTCTGTGCTAATTCTTTTTCGGTTTTATCACCGTCTTTGAAGTATTCCCGAGCGCAGAGCAACCCTTGCATCAGAAAAGCACTTTCCACAAGATCTCCTCCGTTATCCTTTTTACCGAAAGGCTTGGTTTGGGCTGTGGGGCCATCGATCCAGTGCGACCAAACGCCATGATAGCGAGGTGCTCGGGCAAGGAAATTTGTAATTTGATGTAACCGTGCCACCCCTTCGGATCGAGATATAAAGCCTCGCTCAATGCCGACAATGAGTCCAGCAATACCGAATCCGCTACCGCCCGTAGTAACCACATCAGCGTCATTTTGCGGATAATTACCATCGATATGGATACGCTCGGGAGCTAATCCCGATGTTTTTTCCGCTCCATCCCACATATAATTAAGATGGCTCTTTTGGATAAAATCAAGAAACTCATCATCTGATGCGAAAGTGAGCGTACGTTTGTCATTGTCCGTAGCGAGGTTCTTCTTTTGCGTACCGGAGCAGGAAGCCATCGATAAAGAGACCAACGCCACAGCCACGCCTCTCACTATACTATATGCTTTCTTATTCATGTCTTATCTGTAATGCGTTTATTTGCGTCTTTTGTGTTGGAATAGCCAGGACATAAAGTCCTCTTTGTTAAAAGCCTGATCCCAGCATGCATGTCCGGCACCTGCAAACTCAAAATATTCCACTTCCATTCTTTTGGCTTTGAGTATTAAGTATGCTTCACGAGAGAATTCTACAGGGATTACCGTATCGGCATCACCATGAAAAATGCGGAAGCCCGTCTTGGACGACAGTGCATCTAACCGCTTGGTATTCACCCCTCCGCAAATAGGGATAGCTGCAGCAAATACATCAGGGAAACGGCATACCATATCCATTGTACCCATGCCTCCCATAGATATCCCTACGATATATATCCTGTCTGTATCTATCGGTTCAGTCCTTACTATACTGTCCAATAATTCCTTTGCCAAGCCCAAGGGTTTAGTTATCTCAGCATTGAGCGGAAATGGATTTCCCTCTTTGAAATTATCGGGACGTTTTGGCGCCGGCCAGTATTGGGTAGTAGGGCATTGCGGGAAAATAACAAAACAGGGATAATGCTCTCTATTTATCGGATTGGTAAACATCATGGCTCCATTGCGAAGTTGTGATACATTGTCCGAGCCTCTTTCTCCGGCACCGTGTAGGAATAATACGAGCGGATATTTTGTGCCTTTGGTTATTTTCTGCGGATTGAGTTGTCGATAGAGTAATGAATCGCCTTGCTTTGATAAATATATATGCGAGTCATATTCCTTGTATTGTGCTTGCGAAGCCGAAATACCGAGCAGTAGTATTACAAGCAGGAAGACTGATTTATGTTTCATATAAATTTTATTTCATATCCCACGGCCCCTTGCTATCGGAGCCGTACGGATTTTAGAACAATCAATTTCCTATTTTACCATTGCAGCTTTGATTTCGGTGGGTGTAAGCGCTTTGTTGTAGATGCGCAATTCGTCTATCAAGCTATTGTCCGAGAGATGCCCCCATTCTGTAAATCGCGGTGCCCCTGATCCGATGGAGATAATATCACAGCCATTCCAACTCACTTTGGTCAAGTTTGAGGAAGCTACTTCCTCCGCATCGATAAAAAGAGTCGCTTTGCCTTCAGTAAGCACCAAGGTGATGTACTTCCATGTAGGATTTGCAGGGTCAAGTGCATCTTTGGCTTGTCCGCTTACCCAGATGTCTGATTCGCCATTGCCTACATTTGCTTTGATGAGTTGCTTCCCCGATGCGTTTTCTCGGAAGATACGGATACCCGAAGTTCGGTTGTTTTGCTTATCGGCGGGTTTGCCTTCTGTTTTGGGACTTATTACCAATATTCCCGCTCTGTCAGGACTTGCATTTACTTTGTACCAGAACCCGAATGTTACCGTCGTTTTTAGAGGAGTAGCCATATTGAGCAGTCCAAAAGTAAGGTAGCTGTTTTGGGCTCCGGCATATGCTTTACCTTTTTTCCCTTCGGCGAAGGAGGGAGTACCCTCTTTCGTCGCTTCGGACAAGCTCTGATATTCTTCATAGCCCGAGTCAAATGACATATAAAAGATTTGTCCGTCTGCCCCCAGAGGTGGAGGAGGTGGTTGTTGAGGATAATCAAAAGGAGGGTTTTGCCCTAAATCCTGAAAACATGAGGTAAGCGAAAACACTGCAAAAAGCGCAATAATATACTTTACAAGTTTCATAATGATTCCTTTTTAGTGTTTAATAATTGGGGTTTTGTTTCAACACACCATTAGACTTATCCACTTCGTTTTGTGGTAGCGGCAGTAATGCGTTCCTGTCCTGATATCCTGTTTTACCCGCTGCATGCAGTACCTCCTTGGCTATGCCCCAACGGACAAGGTCATAGAACCTATCAAATTCCATAGCCAACTCTACACGCCTTTCATGGCGTATGGCATCACGCAGTTCTATTTGATTCATTGTCGTCATTTTGGGGAGGATAGCCGCATTACTTCCGCGAGCACGAGCTCTTACCATCTCGAGGTAATTTACAGCTTCGGCAGGTTTGCCTGTCTCGTTTGCAGCTTCGGCAGCCATGAGTAAGATATCGGAGTAGCGAATGATACGGATATTGTACCAGTATCCGCCTTTGGAGTATGTAGTGCGTAGGGTAGGATTGGTATAAGCTTTTTTATTGTAATATTTATTGACAACGGAGGCACTGGCAATCGGTTTTTCGCCCCAAGGCTTATTGGCCGGGATGGTGGCAGGATCCTCTCCTGTTTTGATAAAGTAAAGCAATGTCTCGTCTTTGCGAGGATCACCCGGCTCGAATGCTTGAGCCAATAGTTCCGTAGGAGTGTTCCATCCCCAACCGAGATTCCACTCTCCTGCTCCTCGCACGCCTTGTACTTGGGCAAAGGAACTCCCTATATCGTGTGAGTCGGGTTGGGAAGGAGTAGCAGTACATTGTAATTCAAATATGGATTCGCTACAATTTTCCCCTGTTTCCCTGAATATCGTGCTAAAAGGAGTATTGAGGTTATATATACCCGATTTGATCACATCTGTCGAAGCCGTGTACATCTTTACCCAGTCATTGCGTTGCATGTAAGTTTTGGCGTGGAGAGAGCGTGCCGCTCCCCACGTAAGTCGCCCTATGTAGATGCCCGGCCATGCTTTGGGTAGGTGTTGTTCGGCTGCTGTAAGGTCTGTATCTATCAAGGCGTAAATATCACTTGCGGGAGATTTGGCGATATTGGCTTGTTCGGCTTTGTCCACTTTGAAATCAATTTTAGGAACATCGCCAAAGGCGCGTACCAGATTGAAAAAAGCGAAAGCACGGAAGAAGTGCGCTTCTGATTGATTGATCAGATCACCTTCGGTCAACTTCCCTTTATTCTTTTCTTCTTTTGCTATATCATCGAGGATCTTATTGGCTAATATGATGATTTCATAATTACCTGTCCAGTACCCTTCAAGTAACGGGTTGGTTGCTACATATTCGAAGTCATCATACATCTTACCATGCGCTGCTCCATCGGAAGCTGTACTTCCTTTTTCCGCATCTTCCGACCTAAAGCTGTGAATAGCCAAAGCCGGTGTGCCGGATGTCACATTGAATCCTCTGATCTTGGCGTACAATGTAAATACGTCAGACTGGAATGAACCTCCCTTCCCTTCATCACCCTGAACCCATTCTCCTTGTGGGTGCTGATCTAATAAGTCAGAACATCCGCTTGCTGATGCGAAGAAAACAAGCAGGAGGAACAATGCTGTATATTTTGCTGATATT includes the following:
- a CDS encoding glucoamylase family protein, translating into MASCSGTQKKNLATDNDKRTLTFASDDEFLDFIQKSHLNYMWDGAEKTSGLAPERIHIDGNYPQNDADVVTTGGSGFGIAGLIVGIERGFISRSEGVARLHQITNFLARAPRYHGVWSHWIDGPTAQTKPFGKKDNGGDLVESAFLMQGLLCAREYFKDGDKTEKELAQKIDTLWREMDWTWYLHGKDVLYWHWSPDYGWEMNFPLRGYNECLITYILAASSPTHTIPASAYHKGWARNGDIKSNAEAYGLPLLLKHNGAEAYGGPLFWAHYSYIGLNPKGLKDEYADYWEVNRNQALINHHYCVQNPKGFKGYGDNCWGLTASYSVKGYTAHMPMTNDIGVITPTAALSSFPYTPRESMLALRHFYFDLGDKLWGKYGFYDAFSIQDGWYPQRYLAIDQLTIAPMIENYRTGLLWKLFMGAPEIQKGLKKLGFTFETSGARASQSTFSAKDQ
- a CDS encoding carboxylesterase family protein, coding for MKHKSVFLLVILLLGISASQAQYKEYDSHIYLSKQGDSLLYRQLNPQKITKGTKYPLVLFLHGAGERGSDNVSQLRNGAMMFTNPINREHYPCFVIFPQCPTTQYWPAPKRPDNFKEGNPFPLNAEITKPLGLAKELLDSIVRTEPIDTDRIYIVGISMGGMGTMDMVCRFPDVFAAAIPICGGVNTKRLDALSSKTGFRIFHGDADTVIPVEFSREAYLILKAKRMEVEYFEFAGAGHACWDQAFNKEDFMSWLFQHKRRK
- a CDS encoding LamG domain-containing protein gives rise to the protein MKLVKYIIALFAVFSLTSCFQDLGQNPPFDYPQQPPPPPLGADGQIFYMSFDSGYEEYQSLSEATKEGTPSFAEGKKGKAYAGAQNSYLTFGLLNMATPLKTTVTFGFWYKVNASPDRAGILVISPKTEGKPADKQNNRTSGIRIFRENASGKQLIKANVGNGESDIWVSGQAKDALDPANPTWKYITLVLTEGKATLFIDAEEVASSNLTKVSWNGCDIISIGSGAPRFTEWGHLSDNSLIDELRIYNKALTPTEIKAAMVK
- the bglX gene encoding beta-glucosidase BglX, with the translated sequence MNKISGSILLAILTTITGYAQTPTSSWKSFSGDKRIEQRVDSVLKLMTLEEKIGQMTQFSVNGSITGPVMPDDFKPYLDKGLIGSIFNATSVKGIRGIQRTAVEKTRLGIPILFGHDVVHGYKTIFPMPLAEACSWDLKMMERTARIAAEEASADGLNWTFAPMVDISHDARWGRVMEGAGEDPYLGGLIAKARIRGFQGGSNWQSLKATNTVLACAKHFAAYGAAESGKDYNTAELSEHTLRNIYLLPYKAALDAGVATFMASFNEVNGVPATCNHWLLTKILREEWGFKGFVVSDYTGINELVPHGVAKDEREAAVLAANAGIDMDMTGATFIKYLSQAVKTGRVSEATIDNAARHILEMKFLLGLFDDPYRYLNEKRAKATIMKPEFMDVARKAVAASTVLLKNDNNVLPLRKNKARTIALVGPMINDSINLNGEWAALGNRNKSISILQGLKQKYKGSDTKIIYAQGASITQTSQQKIDEALATAQQADVVIAAMGEDFNWSGEAAVRTDIRLPEAQRQLLKALKSTGKPIILITLSGRPLDLSWEDQNMDAILQAWFPGTQAGNGIADIVTGDYNPSARLVMSFPRSVGQIPIYYNHKNTGRPVDLNNEKIDYKSGYLDTSITPLYPFGYGLSYTSFGISNVKTNSTELRSQGGKLSVTADIQNTGNMDGEMVVQLYTRQLWASVTRPVKELKGFQKIALKAGEKKQVTFELTSDDLAFYGIDMKKKAEPGECILWVARHSADESNEARFSIIK
- a CDS encoding RagB/SusD family nutrient uptake outer membrane protein, whose protein sequence is MKISAKYTALFLLLVFFASASGCSDLLDQHPQGEWVQGDEGKGGSFQSDVFTLYAKIRGFNVTSGTPALAIHSFRSEDAEKGSTASDGAAHGKMYDDFEYVATNPLLEGYWTGNYEIIILANKILDDIAKEEKNKGKLTEGDLINQSEAHFFRAFAFFNLVRAFGDVPKIDFKVDKAEQANIAKSPASDIYALIDTDLTAAEQHLPKAWPGIYIGRLTWGAARSLHAKTYMQRNDWVKMYTASTDVIKSGIYNLNTPFSTIFRETGENCSESIFELQCTATPSQPDSHDIGSSFAQVQGVRGAGEWNLGWGWNTPTELLAQAFEPGDPRKDETLLYFIKTGEDPATIPANKPWGEKPIASASVVNKYYNKKAYTNPTLRTTYSKGGYWYNIRIIRYSDILLMAAEAANETGKPAEAVNYLEMVRARARGSNAAILPKMTTMNQIELRDAIRHERRVELAMEFDRFYDLVRWGIAKEVLHAAGKTGYQDRNALLPLPQNEVDKSNGVLKQNPNY